A region of the Polynucleobacter asymbioticus genome:
CCGTGGATCTATCGGTAAAGAATGAAGAGAAACTGCTTCAGCAGTTTGCCAATGATATTCACATTAGGCCATCGCCTGATACCAATTATCACTTTGTAGCCAATGCTTCCCAAGTAAAGAGCCAACACTTTGAACGTCCTGTTGTCATTGGATTTGGCCCTTGTGGAATTTTTTCTGCCTTAGTGCTGGCGCAGATGGGATTTAAACCAATCGTATTGGAGCGTGGTAAACCAGTTCGCGAACGTACCCAAGACACTTGGGGTCTATGGCGCAAGAATGTCCTCAATCCAGAATCCAATGTGCAATTTGGTGAGGGTGGGGCAGGAACGTTTTCTGATGGCAAGCTTTGGAGTCAAATTAAGGATCCGAAGTTTTATGGTCGCAAGGTCATTGCTGAATTTATCAAAGCGGGCGCCCCTGAAGAAATTCGTTACGTAGCGAAGCCACATATCGGCACCTTTAGATTGGTGGGTGTGGTCGAAAGAATGCGTCAAGAAATTATTGAGCTTGGTGGGGAGATTCGCTTTTCACAAAAGGTCGTTGGCTTTGATATTCAGAATGATCACATTGCTGGAGTCAAAATTGAGGGGCATCCAGATTTGCCGGCTAACCATGTAGTGCTGGCCTTAGGTCACAGCGCTCGCGATACCTTTGAGATCTTGCATGCAGCAGGGGTTTATATGGAAGCAAAACCCTTTTCAGTGGGCTTTCGTATTGAGCATCCACAATCCTTGATCGATAGGGCGCGCTTAGGGCCTCACGCTGGCAATGAACTGATTGGCGCAGCGGATTACAAATTAGTTCACCATGCCAAGAATGGTCGTGCAGTCTATAGCTTTTGTATGTGCCCAGGCGGAACTGTAGTCGCAGCAACTTCCGAGCCAAACCGTGTGGTGACAAACGGAATGAGCCAGTATTCTCGTAATGAGCGCAATGCTAATGCTGGCATCGTGGTTGGTATTACTCCCGAAGACTATCCAGGTGGCCCTCTAGCCGGCATTGAGTTTCAAAGGGCTTTAGAGTCCAAGGCATACGAGCTAGGCGGTTCTACCTATGAAGCCCCCGGGCAATTGGTGGGTGACTTTCTTGCCGGTAAGGCCTCTACGGACTTTGGTTCCGTGATGCCGTCTTATAAACCTGGCGTTCATTTGACAGACCTTGCAGATTCCTTGCCTCCTTATGCAATTGAGGCGATTCGAGAGGCGATTCCTGCTTTTGAGAAACAGATTAAAGGCTTTTCAATGAAGGACGCAGTATTGACCGGCATTGAGACGCGCACATCATCTCCTTTACGAATTACTCGAGGTGCAAACTTCCAGAGTCTGAATGTCAAAGGTCTTTACCCTGCGGGTGAGGGTGCTGGTTATGCGGGAGGTATCTTGTCGGCTGGGGTGGATGGAATTAAGGTGGCTGAAGCAGTCGCGCTCGACTACCTTTCTAAATAATTTCATAAGCTGATTTCTGATGAGCTCTGTAGCGCCTGATTTAATTCTCAATGAAAAAGAAGTGCTTTTTCATCCAGGGCTATTGAAGAAGTTTGATATCAATGGTCCGCGCTACACCTCTTACCCCAGTGCCGATCGCTTTCATAATCAATTTCGTGAAGTTGATTATTTCGGAGCATTGCAACGCGTAGCCAAGATTAATGAGCCGCTATCACTGTATTTCCATTTACCGTTCTGCCCCAACATTTGTTATTACTGTGGTTGCAACAAAATCATTACTAAAGACCATGGTCGAAGTGCTAAGTACATCAAGTATTTGGCTAAAGAGATGGCGATGGTTTGTGCTGCCATGGGTGCCCAGAAAAAAATTCCAGTGACCCAGTTGCATTGGGGTGGTGGAACACCTACATTTTTGTCTCACGAAGAGATGGTTGAGTTGATGCAGCACACTCGCCAGCATTTTGATCTTCTTCCTGGCGGCGAATATTCAATTGAGATTGATCCACGACGAGTAGTGGAGGCTGATATTGCCTTGTTGGCTGACTTGGGCTTCAACCGAATCAGTCTTGGGGTTCAAGACTTCAACCTCGAAGTGCAGCAAGCAGTGCATCGCATTCAGACTATTGAAGAGACTCAGGCGGTGATGGATTGGTCGAGAAAGTATGGATTTAAATCCAGAAGCGTTGATCTGATTTATGGCTTGCCAAAGCAGACTCCAGAAACCTTTAAAGAAACCGTGGAAGCGGTTCTGAAGATGTGCCCAGATCGATTATCGGTTTACAACTATGCTCATTTGCCACATATCTTTAAGCCTCAACGTAGAATAGCTGAGGCGGATTTACCAGGGGCTGCAGATAAGCTAGATATTTTGTCGAATACCATAGATAGGCTAGGCGAAGCAGGTTATGTGTTTATTGGTATGGATCACTTTGCTAAGCCTGATGATGAATTAGCAGTTGCTCAGAAAGAGGGTAAGCTCCATCGCAATTTCCAAGGTTATTCAACGCAAGCGGAATGTGATCTCTTGGCGTTTGGCATCTCCTCTATTGGTAAGGTGGACGATTGCTACTCACAAAATGTCCGCACTCTAGATGAGTACTACTCAGCAATCGATGATGCCCATCTCCCCACACTCCGAGGCCTTCGATTAGACAAAGATGATTTACTGCGCCGTGAATTAATCGGTGAGTTAATGTGCCAATTTTCACTGGACACGGATTTATTTGCTAAGTCCCATCAAATCGACTTCTCAAGTTACTTTAAGACGGAGATTGCGGAGTTAAAGCATTTGGAAGAGGCGGGTCTGCTTGAGTGGCAGGGCGCTAAGATGGTCGTGCCTATCAAAGGCCGGCTCCTAGCTCGGCGTGTAGCTATGACCTTTGATCGTCATCTAAGGGAATCTCAGGCTGTGGGCAGGTATTCCAAAGTGCTTTAAGCGAAATTAAGTGAGAACTCGTGCTCATTTGACTTAGATCAAAAATTCAGCAAAACAGTGTTGCTTTAAAACCCATAAAAAATTTCTGCAGCCTCTGTATTTGATTTGCATCAAATTACAACACCATCATCAATTTGAAAATAGTCTCATCAAATTGATAACGGAAAAGGGGTACATCATGCGCTTCAAAACTCTAGTAGCAGCCATCGCAGCATTAGCTTCATTGACTCCAATCGTAGCTCATGCCCAAGCGGCAGAAGAAAATCCATGGATGATTCGCGTACGTGCTGTTGATTTACTTTGGAATAACGGCCAGACTGGTCTAGCTCAGACTGCAAATATCAAAGCTAAAGATCAATGGATACCTGAGTTTGATGTTTCATACTTCTTTACAAAAAATATCGCTGCTGAACTCGTCTTAACTTGGCCTCAACAAGTCAACATTACTGCTGGTGGGGCAAATGTAGGTAAAGTTTCCGCATTGCCACCATCCTTATTAGCTCAATACCACTTTACAGATTTAGGCGCATTTAAGCCTTATATTGGTGCTGGTGTTAACTACACTATTTTCGGTAACCGTCAAAATTTCTATGGCGCTGGCGCTGGCTTGCAAATTGAACCATCTAGCGTTGGCTTCGTCGGCCAAATCGGTGCTGATTACATGTTTACGAAAAATTGGGGTCTTAACGTGGATGTGAAATACGC
Encoded here:
- a CDS encoding NAD(P)/FAD-dependent oxidoreductase, encoding MIRITELRLPISHAPEALEEAILKRLNIQAQDLIQFDVFKRSYDARKNVALAFIYTVDLSVKNEEKLLQQFANDIHIRPSPDTNYHFVANASQVKSQHFERPVVIGFGPCGIFSALVLAQMGFKPIVLERGKPVRERTQDTWGLWRKNVLNPESNVQFGEGGAGTFSDGKLWSQIKDPKFYGRKVIAEFIKAGAPEEIRYVAKPHIGTFRLVGVVERMRQEIIELGGEIRFSQKVVGFDIQNDHIAGVKIEGHPDLPANHVVLALGHSARDTFEILHAAGVYMEAKPFSVGFRIEHPQSLIDRARLGPHAGNELIGAADYKLVHHAKNGRAVYSFCMCPGGTVVAATSEPNRVVTNGMSQYSRNERNANAGIVVGITPEDYPGGPLAGIEFQRALESKAYELGGSTYEAPGQLVGDFLAGKASTDFGSVMPSYKPGVHLTDLADSLPPYAIEAIREAIPAFEKQIKGFSMKDAVLTGIETRTSSPLRITRGANFQSLNVKGLYPAGEGAGYAGGILSAGVDGIKVAEAVALDYLSK
- the hemN gene encoding oxygen-independent coproporphyrinogen III oxidase yields the protein MSSVAPDLILNEKEVLFHPGLLKKFDINGPRYTSYPSADRFHNQFREVDYFGALQRVAKINEPLSLYFHLPFCPNICYYCGCNKIITKDHGRSAKYIKYLAKEMAMVCAAMGAQKKIPVTQLHWGGGTPTFLSHEEMVELMQHTRQHFDLLPGGEYSIEIDPRRVVEADIALLADLGFNRISLGVQDFNLEVQQAVHRIQTIEETQAVMDWSRKYGFKSRSVDLIYGLPKQTPETFKETVEAVLKMCPDRLSVYNYAHLPHIFKPQRRIAEADLPGAADKLDILSNTIDRLGEAGYVFIGMDHFAKPDDELAVAQKEGKLHRNFQGYSTQAECDLLAFGISSIGKVDDCYSQNVRTLDEYYSAIDDAHLPTLRGLRLDKDDLLRRELIGELMCQFSLDTDLFAKSHQIDFSSYFKTEIAELKHLEEAGLLEWQGAKMVVPIKGRLLARRVAMTFDRHLRESQAVGRYSKVL
- a CDS encoding OmpW/AlkL family protein, giving the protein MRFKTLVAAIAALASLTPIVAHAQAAEENPWMIRVRAVDLLWNNGQTGLAQTANIKAKDQWIPEFDVSYFFTKNIAAELVLTWPQQVNITAGGANVGKVSALPPSLLAQYHFTDLGAFKPYIGAGVNYTIFGNRQNFYGAGAGLQIEPSSVGFVGQIGADYMFTKNWGLNVDVKYATMATNVQAVAGGANLGKLTLNPWMPAVGVTYKF